A region of the Haematobia irritans isolate KBUSLIRL chromosome 5, ASM5000362v1, whole genome shotgun sequence genome:
gtggtcagccggattctagaagttctagaaataaattcgggaggtaggtctatatgggggctataccaaaacatggaccaatactcaccattttcaacacacctcttaatggtcctcaaatacctctagaattccaatttcagacaaattgggtaaaaaactactaattctagaagcccaagaaatatagTCTAAGATCTATCTTAACGACAAGTGAGACGAAAATCAATGCGAACGAAAACGTAACGTTACCACTAACGTTATGACTACCGTTCGTTCGCAATTGCTTtcgttcggatatcagaaataggctgttaGGGAAATAGAACATAGCAAACAGTTACTGCTTTCcacttttatattatattttgctgttttaacagaattttctgatGTATCCTCTATCAAATTTCTTTGAGATTAGTAACCTAATTATTAAAGTCTAAAAATGGCattgtataaaaatgtaaaactttATTAATTTCCCTTCGAACATAATAATCACATTCAGCATTGATACAAATAATTAATTAGTGAACTGCCAATAAAGCATTCCATGCATTTACATTTCTAGGATGCAACAATATTGCCTTTTGTATTAATTTCAATGATCGAGTTTTATCGATGGGCTCCAAAGCTTTGCTTGCTACCAATAATGTTTGAGAATCGTCCATAGCGTTGCTTCTGAAATGGCAAAATAATTTATGTATGTGTAaacttaaaatattataaaatcctttttaaaatgtttatttacttCTTTGTTTTATTCGAGTGTACCAAAGATATAGCACTCAATGCTATTTGACTTGTTGCGCTATGATATTGACGATTACCACCATAATTATCCAAAAGAAAATTGGCTAGGACCTTACGTAATTGTGAACAATTGGGAAATACATGTACACGTGTCATCAAATAGGATAAGGCCTTGCGAGGTTGTTTCtgtggaataaaaaaaaaacatagtattGGTTTACGTTCAAGATTTCACAATAAGTTGTAACACAAACTTACATTCGCCACATAATATTGGGCTGTTAAATAGGCAATATCCGCAACATGCTTTTCCGAATTTTCTCGTTTCTTTAACTCGGATAATATAGTTTCGGATAATTGATTGTCCTGATGTAATATGCCCAGAGCACAGGCAGAAAATAAAGCTTGAATGGGTGAATCCTTTAGAAGAATACtaaaagataaaaattttagtataaTTCCAAAATATGTTAGGGGAAAACCTAAAAATTACCATTGATACAATATTGTCTTTGTATCCGCTTCGCCCTGAAACGCATAGACCATTGAAGCCATTGCCACTAGGATTCTTGAAGCCTTATCATCCTCTATACCAGCCACAGTATTCAATACGGACTTATAAACCGAATACGATTCCTGATGTTGTCCAGCTTTATAATATGCCAAAGCTAATCCAATCATGGGTTTAAACGATGCATGGGCAATTTTGTTAAAGGCCGATATAGCTTGATTGGGTTCATCCAACCGTAAATGGGtataacctaaatttgtatacaTTAAATCGCGTTCATTGCCACTGGACTTTTCCACAGCTTTACTATAGGCTTTTGTGGCCAACCTATAAAGTCTATGATGATAACACAAGAAACCCAAAAATGACCATGCACAGGATGGTGCTTCATTTTCCTCGTTTATGGTATACCAATTGATTGCATCGAAGGCTACAACATCAGCATACATGGATTCTATGGCATGTTTGTAATGAGGCAATTTACATTTCTCCTTGTCCGATAAAATATGACATATCCAATGGGCATAACCCAAAGACGATTCCGGATGATAGTCAAATTGTTGACAATGGCGGAATAAATCAACAGCTTCTTCCTCTACGTTGATGCACTCAGCGATCATGGCTTGGCCAATCCAAGCATTGCCATACACAGGTGACGATTGTTGAGCTCTTTGGAAAGCTTGATTGGCAatcttaatttcatttaatttcaaatataaaacCCCTAAGTTGGTCCAAGTGGTATAGGACTTGCGTTCCAAGTTCAAGGCTTGAATAAAACAATGCTGGGCCATAGGTAAATTGTTTCGAACtagcaaaaaaaatcttctttaaaaGTCTTCCAAAATATATAGAGCAAATTGCTTACTGTTATGCATATGTATAACGCCAAATAAATTCCAGTTTTGCCATCTATTTGGATCTTCCTTAATAGCCATTTGACATGCTTTGATGGCCATATCCAAATGAGATTCAGCCTCTTCAATTAAGATATTTGCACAATAGTAGGAACATAGAGCTAGCTCATACCACAAGAAGGTATTTTGTTTTATCTTCAGGGCACATGTATAAAATCTATATGAATGAGACTACAAGTGtttcaaaaaataaactatGTAAAAATGTACCTTCATACCTCAAAGCTAATGCCAGCAAGTCCTTGCGTGTTAAGAACGCTATATCTGTTTCTCTTTTAGCCAGCTTTCCAGAAACATCTAAATTTGCTAATGTTTCTGGCATTTGAGCAGTAGCAACAAATACATTTGCAGTTAAACGCCACAACCATAtcatattcaaattttctggattcaaaaaacatctttggaggggggaacaaaattattatttcattttttttttttcaatcaaacCTCACACCTATTACCTCTGTAACATATTGACAGCCATTTGAAAATGATCTTTAGCTCGTCCATAACGATGTTCTTGAATTAGATAATTTGCCAAACCAATATGAGCTTCAGCTTTGCCCTTTAGAGCTGGCAAATAATCTTCATGGTCCTTCAGTAAATTTTCGAAATCTTCTATGGCATCCGAATACATTCGTATAGTGGTTTTCATTACTGCTATTTGCAATTTGgcatacaaattttttggttccatttctaaaattttctcaaaaactctTATAGCCGAATTATATGATCCCCTAAAAGCATAAGCATCGCCCAACGATTCCCAATATATCATGCAGCTTACATCTTGTTTGATGGCATTGCGGAAAAACTGTATCGCctaagaaataaacaaaatggaGTATTCAATAGGTTTTCGAATTTACCCCATaggaaatttcaaattattatgTTAATTTGAAAAAGATCAATTCTGACCCCTATACACGACTCTTTGCGAAAGTGCCAGccagcctataatttttttatttttgatcacGAAACAAGTCAGAAACTCCTTCGATCGGATTTTAATCGATGGTCCGGCAGTACTAAatactttagttttttttaactttaacctTCCTAAAACCATAGATCCGGACACCGtcgttgttgtcaaaatttttttctataaaaaattttgtcaaaattttttctataaaaaattttgtcccccGATCGGACTTCAATCGATGGTCGTCCGGCAGTACTAAatactttagttttttttttaactttagccTTCCTAACACCATAGATCCGGACACAAcgtcgttgtcaaaattttgttttgtttgtcaaaatttttttctttagaaaattttgtcagaaatttttttccaaacttttctatagaaaatgttgtcaaaatatttccatagaaaactttgtcaacattttttctatagaaaattttatcaaaatctttattctatagaaaactttctttttttgtttctatagaaaattttgtcaacatttttcctatagaaaattttgccaatttttttatagaaaattttgtcaaaatttttttctatagaaaattttgtcaaaattattttctataaaaagttgtaatcaattagaacatttttttgtatagaaaattgtgtcaacattttttctatagaattttttccacagaaaattttgtatcaaattgtttctatagaaaattttgtcaaaatttttttctatagaaaattttgtcaaaatttttgtttttctatagaaaattttgtcaaaagttttgttttctatagaaaatcaaaaatcaaaaattgtttctatagaaaattttgtcaaatttttttttctacagaaaaaaaaccttgccaaaattgtttctatagaaaattttgtcaaaattttttttctatagaaaactatcaattttttttctatagaaaattttgtcaaatttttt
Encoded here:
- the LOC142238485 gene encoding tetratricopeptide repeat protein 37 isoform X2 → MASKEIKNLLKEIREAIKAGTYDEAIKKCEDVLNIDPKHYMGHILMGASYQNSNKQEAAKYLRKAVEYSSPQPPTVALQGLANCAPYDELPKIYEQLIQLVPDKQLDYFEKLYNVSTSHAKIAPKCFNIFKSLLKNPEFETHKSVLLRYYGRILIQQDLQVEADSEDYKLCLEELINDNTIDVYLSAYKRYLKLLYKQKSLSECLEYACKLVDFYPDDIYAYEWICKIYCENYDTENNSILEKLKQPIEVYASQLSVLNPQSGLVLLIQAIDKYKLEQYVAARDCLYKALAIQPNYSIAIHKLARTEMHLEAYGLADSLWQQLSDKTSMEYAICMSYGDDPEKLKVAVDILNALEKSEEVVRALARCYFKLSDARKLNSLQMSDLCKAEFLYYDSPDEAIQFLSSTWEDLETFPALVIRGNYYYQLQDYSTALMCILKATRLRPYSSECFYHLGRIYLATNDLVRSRKCFEKCVTLNPLNEYAVENLSAIYQQLGEEELNVALLLNTLKRVKTPSKFKHIHYKLGLHYLNVKNCDEAIQFFRNAIKQDVSCMIYWESLGDAYAFRGSYNSAIRVFEKILEMEPKNLYAKLQIAVMKTTIRMYSDAIEDFENLLKDHEDYLPALKGKAEAHIGLANYLIQEHRYGRAKDHFQMAVNMLQRCFLNPENLNMIWLWRLTANVFVATAQMPETLANLDVSGKLAKRETDIAFLTRKDLLALALRFYTCALKIKQNTFLWYELALCSYYCANILIEEAESHLDMAIKACQMAIKEDPNRWQNWNLFGVIHMHNIRNNLPMAQHCFIQALNLERKSYTTWTNLGVLYLKLNEIKIANQAFQRAQQSSPVYGNAWIGQAMIAECINVEEEAVDLFRHCQQFDYHPESSLGYAHWICHILSDKEKCKLPHYKHAIESMYADVVAFDAINWYTINEENEAPSCAWSFLGFLCYHHRLYRLATKAYSKAVEKSSGNERDLMYTNLGYTHLRLDEPNQAISAFNKIAHASFKPMIGLALAYYKAGQHQESYSVYKSVLNTVAGIEDDKASRILVAMASMVYAFQGEADTKTILYQCILLKDSPIQALFSACALGILHQDNQLSETILSELKKRENSEKHVADIAYLTAQYYVANKQPRKALSYLMTRVHVFPNCSQLRKVLANFLLDNYGGNRQYHSATSQIALSAISLVHSNKTKKSNAMDDSQTLLVASKALEPIDKTRSLKLIQKAILLHPRNVNAWNALLAVH
- the LOC142238485 gene encoding tetratricopeptide repeat protein 37 isoform X1, which translates into the protein MASKEIKNLLKEIREAIKAGTYDEAIKKCEDVLNIDPKHYMGHILMGASYQNSNKQEAAKYLRKAVEYSSPQPPTVALQGLANCAPYDELPKIYEQLIQLVPDKQLDYFEKLYNVSTSHAKIAPKCFNIFKSLLKNPEFETHKSVLLRYYGRILIQQDLQVEADSEDVYKLCLEELINDNTIDVYLSAYKRYLKLLYKQKSLSECLEYACKLVDFYPDDIYAYEWICKIYCENYDTENNSILEKLKQPIEVYASQLSVLNPQSGLVLLIQAIDKYKLEQYVAARDCLYKALAIQPNYSIAIHKLARTEMHLEAYGLADSLWQQLSDKTSMEYAICMSYGDDPEKLKVAVDILNALEKSEEVVRALARCYFKLSDARKLNSLQMSDLCKAEFLYYDSPDEAIQFLSSTWEDLETFPALVIRGNYYYQLQDYSTALMCILKATRLRPYSSECFYHLGRIYLATNDLVRSRKCFEKCVTLNPLNEYAVENLSAIYQQLGEEELNVALLLNTLKRVKTPSKFKHIHYKLGLHYLNVKNCDEAIQFFRNAIKQDVSCMIYWESLGDAYAFRGSYNSAIRVFEKILEMEPKNLYAKLQIAVMKTTIRMYSDAIEDFENLLKDHEDYLPALKGKAEAHIGLANYLIQEHRYGRAKDHFQMAVNMLQRCFLNPENLNMIWLWRLTANVFVATAQMPETLANLDVSGKLAKRETDIAFLTRKDLLALALRFYTCALKIKQNTFLWYELALCSYYCANILIEEAESHLDMAIKACQMAIKEDPNRWQNWNLFGVIHMHNIRNNLPMAQHCFIQALNLERKSYTTWTNLGVLYLKLNEIKIANQAFQRAQQSSPVYGNAWIGQAMIAECINVEEEAVDLFRHCQQFDYHPESSLGYAHWICHILSDKEKCKLPHYKHAIESMYADVVAFDAINWYTINEENEAPSCAWSFLGFLCYHHRLYRLATKAYSKAVEKSSGNERDLMYTNLGYTHLRLDEPNQAISAFNKIAHASFKPMIGLALAYYKAGQHQESYSVYKSVLNTVAGIEDDKASRILVAMASMVYAFQGEADTKTILYQCILLKDSPIQALFSACALGILHQDNQLSETILSELKKRENSEKHVADIAYLTAQYYVANKQPRKALSYLMTRVHVFPNCSQLRKVLANFLLDNYGGNRQYHSATSQIALSAISLVHSNKTKKSNAMDDSQTLLVASKALEPIDKTRSLKLIQKAILLHPRNVNAWNALLAVH